The DNA segment ATGATTATGGAGCCTGTAAAAAATATGATAAAACATCGTTGATAGATTGTATCAACAGGATAGGTCTCAAAAATAATATTTATATCACTTACTCGCAAATAGTTTTCATTTGGAGGTTTCTCTATCCATGGTTCCATCATTTAGTGTTCAACATCCAATGCTTTACTTTGAATTATTTTGCATTGTTATGGGGAGATGTAATGAATGTTAAATTGGAATATCTCATTATTGCAGTGTGCCTTTTGTATTGGTTAAACATGCACCGTTCATCCTGAAAAAACAACAGCTCAGTAATCTCTTTTTTTTCATCTGTGAGTTTGTTGGCAATTTTGAATTGTCATTAACATTAAAAGATTATGAAGACAGTTTTTCTTATTATATTATCCTTTATACTATCGGTTCAGCTTACTGCGCAAACGCGTGTTGTTGGAGAAGTAAGCGATATAGAGGGAGACCCATTGGTAGGTGTTAATATCTATTTTAAAGATACCTACGATGGGAATATTTCAGGTTTAAATGGTGGGTTTGATGTTTTTACCCAAGAAGAAGGTGAGGTGGTTTTGGTGGCTCGATTTGTTGGTTATCAACTATTTGAGCAGGTTTTGAAACCTGGGCGGTATACAATAGATATTGTTCTCAAAGAAAGTTTTCAAAGTATAGAAGGAGTAACGGTAACGGCAGGTAGTTTTGCTGCAGGGGATAAGTACAAAGGATCTGTCATGAAATCTCGGGATATTTATACAACTGCTGGTGCTTTGGGGGATGTGACAGGTGCTTTAAATACACTACCCGGAACCCAACATGCCAATGATGACGGACGCTTGTTGGTGAGAGGAGGAGAGGCTTATGAAACCAAAACACTTATTGATGGAGTTTTAGCAGGTAAGCCTTATTATTCTAAAGTACCTGATGTACCAACACGTGGACGTTTTTCGCCTTCTTTGTTTTCGGGTGTCATGTTTAATACGGGTGGATATTCTGCGGAATATGGACAGGCTTTGTCTTCGGTATTGGTACTGGAAAGTAATGATCTGATGACCGAAGATGTTTTGTCACTGTCGTTAATGAGTCTTGGGATGGAAGCTAATTATACCGATGCATGGGAGAATAATTCTATTTCTATAATTGGCAGTTATATTAATATGTTGCCCTACTATGGTATGGTCGATACTAAATTAGATTGGGAAAAGCCCACGGAGGCTACCAGTGGTAGTGTTATTTATCGGCATAAAACAAAAAAGAACGGAATGTTGAAAGCTTATTTTACGGCTGATGTGGGAGAAAGCCGTTTTAAGACCAATAGTGAGAGGGAGGATTTGAATTATATCACCGACTCGAAAAATCATAATTACTATGGAAATATAACCTATCGACAACCATTAAATGATAAGACGTCCATAAAGGCAGGCGTTTCGCTCACCTTTGATCATCCAAATATTATTTATGGCTGGCAACATATTGAAAACAAGGAGGCCAATATAGAAATGAGGATGATGGTGGTTCATGCCTTGGGTGATGATATAAAGTTGAGATATGGAGTTAGTCATACATTGAGTGATTTTGCACAAACTTATAGGGCACATCCCGATTCAATGGAATATAAACCCGGGTTTCGAGATTTTTTAACCGGGATATTTGCAGAAACACAGATTCAGTTATCTAAAAATGTGGCCTTATCTACAGGACTCAGGTATGAATACTCTTCTTTGTTAAAAAGAAGTAGTGTAGCGCCTCGACTGGGTATTGCTATGGCAACAGGTAAGCGGAGCCAGTTATCTGCTTCTTATGGTCATTTTTATCAGAATCCGCACCCTGATGCCTTAAAATTTTCATCCAATCTAACTTTTGAAAGTGCCCGTCACTATATATTAGCTTATCAGGCCGGCCGTGTGGATGAACGTTTCTTGAGGATAGAGTCCTATTACAAAAAATACAGCCACCTGGTAAAATATGAAGGGAATGAATATGCCGATCCTGATTATTATCGTAGCACAGGTTATGGCGAAGCCGCTGGTGTGGATGTGTTTTGGCGCGATAATACGTCCATCAAGAATCTGGAATACTGGTTGTCATATTCCTTGATGGATACGCATCGTAAATATAAAAATTTTGACTTTTATGCACGACCTTCTTTCGTGTCCAAACATAATGCTTCAGTAGTTGGGAAATATTGGTTTTCGGCTATTAGATGTTTGCTGGGAGGAACGTATTGGGTGGCCAGTGGAAGAAATTGGTATGAGGATAGCTCTCAAGGCACTGTGACACATCATGGAGCATGTACACATGGACTGGATATGAACCTGAGTTACCTCACTCAGGTGTTAGGCAACCAAACCATTGTTTATTTGTCTTTATCTAATGTGTTAGGGACAAATAATATTTATGGATATCAACAAAGTCCTATCTCCAGACCTGACGGATCTTCTGTTTACCTTCCCATAAGAAATGACATACAACAGTCTGCTTTTATAGGAATATTTATAACTTTAAAATAACCGCCGGTATAGTTCGGCATAAAATACCATTATCATGAAAATATTGACTGTTACAATTACTGTGTTTATGATCGTTTCTATATGTGGAGCAAATGCATCGGCAGAAACTTATGAAGAGATAATGCGAAATAATATAAAACAAATGTATAAGGTGCAGACAGCACGAGAGTTACAGGCTATCTCTGCATCTTTTTATCGAGTAGCTAATAAGGAGCAGGATAAATGGTTGCCCTTGTATTATGCCTCATATTCGTTAGTGCGTATAGCTTTTTTTGTGAAAGCGGATGAAGAAATAGCTCGGCACCTGGATGTGGCACAAAGCTATATGGACAGGTTATTGGAATTTAAGCCGAAGGAATCAGAAATATATGTTTTACAGGCTTTACTTTATTCTATGCGTATCACAGGTCCGGCTAGTGGCATGAAGTATTCTATATTGTCCAACTCTTCGTTGGATAGGGCTGAAGAACTGGACAACGAAAATCCTCGCTTGTATTACTGTAGGGCGAATAATATATATCATACGCCCACCATGTTTGGTGGGGGAAAGAAAAAAGCCAAACCCTTGTTTGAAAAAGCCAATGCACTCTTTAATCAACAAAGCCCCAAAGGAGATTTGTGGCCTTCATGGGGACAATGGCATACACAAGAAATGTTGAAACAATATGTAGTAGAATAGAAGATGATATTTTTTCGCTATTTTTCTGCAGGTTTTATATCTGAAGAAGGGTGATAGAAAGGAGTAGATGAATATAAACAAATATGACCTTTGAAAATTTAATTTAATCATATGAAACGAGCCATGAGAGTGATCTCTCACACAGGTGAATGATTATCACGGCGAGTTCCATATGACCATTAAGAAACAAATTATAAACATATGAAAAATAGTAGGTGGAGTTTTAAGCGCTTTTTAATAATAGGAGGTGTTTGTATTCTTATAGGAATATTATCAAGCTTACTATTAAGTGGGCATCTGCCTTCCAACTTTAGGAATTTCATACGTAATGTAGGTTATTCTTTGATGATTGGATATGGTCTTTTTGCCAATGGTTACGTTTTTTCCTTGGTAGATGAGCGATGGTTATCATGGATCAAGCGTCCTGTTACTAGTTTTTTGGTAGCCTTGGGGGTAACTACGATGTATTCGTCCATTGTGATATTTTTTACCAATTGGTTTTGGTTTGGTTTTTTAATGGACTTAAGCTGGGAACAGTTTTGGCCCTTTGGAAAAGGAATATTGATTGTTGAGTATGTGGTTCTGTATTTTATCACTCAGTTTTTTTATGCCAGGGCTTTCTTTTTTGAATGGAAAAAATCCTTGGTGGCTAAGGAAGAGCTTAAACAGGAGGCGATATCGTTGCAATATAAAGTATTGCGGAACCAGGTAAATCCACATTTTTTATTTAATAGCTTGAATGTATTAAGCTCATTGATTCGTATAGATGCTGTAAGAGCAGGGGTGTTTGTGGATAAGTTGTCGGGATTTTATAGAGACTTGCTGGGATTTAGAGGAAGAGATATTATTTCAGTTGAAGAAGAAATGCATTTCGTAAAAAAATATCTAGATCTGCAGATGGAACGGTTTGGGTCTAATATGGTTGTAGAGACGCACTTTGATCAATCGAAAGCTTATCGGCTGATTCCAATGACTTTACAGATGTTGGTTGAAAATGCCATTAAGCATAATCAAGTTAGTCAAAAGAATAAATTAGTGATTAAGATATACCCGGAGGATGATTATTTAGTGGTAGAAAATAACTATCAACCTTATCTGAATCCTATAGATGGTGAAAAAGTGGGTTTGAAAAATTTAAGTGAGCGATATCACTATTTAACAGATAAACCTTTTGTGGTGGATAAAACGGATAGATATTTTAGGGTGAAAGTACCCTTGTTGAAAATGGAAAATAAGCTTGAGGGAATACTGTGATGGTGTTGATGGATTTTCTAATTCTTATGTCTGATGACTAAATAGTTAACTTATTATGCAAGTATTGATTGTAGAAGATGAGCCCTTGGCTGCTACACATCTTACATTATTAATCAAAGAATGTGATCAAGATGTTGAAGTGCTAGATGTGTTGGATAGTGTTGATGGTGCAGAGGCGTGGTTAAAGTCGAATTCACATCCACCATTGATCTTTATGGATGTGCACTTGGGTGATGGTATTTGTTTCGAAATATTTAAACGGGTCCCCATTTCTTCATTTATCATTTTTACCACAGCCTATGATCAATATGCATTGCAGGCTTTTAAGGTAAATAGTGTTGATTATTTGTTGAAACCGCTGACCCGGGAAAATGTGAGTGATGCTTTGATGAAGTATCAGAAATTCTCTAAAAAGAAAGATGACCTAGTCTTGAAGCCGGATATTTCAAAACTATTGGATACCATTCAAAATATACCATCCCAATATAAAGAACGTTTTGTTGTAAAAGTAGGTGCGCATATTCGTCCTGTTTACACCAAGGAAATTGCTTGCTTCTATAGTCATGAAAAGGCCAGTTATCTATTGACTCAAACAGGAAGAAATTACCTGATAGATTTTGCTTTGGATAAATTGCAAGACATGTTGGATCCAAAAAAGTTTTTCAGAATCAGTAGAAAATACATTGTCAGCCTGAGTGCCATTGAGGATGTTATTGTGCAGGGACCATCGCGTCTTAAAATTAAAATAGTAGCCGGTACCAATGAAGGTGTTATGGTGTCGCGCGAAAGAATAAAAGAGTTCAAGTGTTGGTTAGAAGGGTAAACGTGTGAAGCGTTACAGCATTGATCCTTTGACATAGTGGCTAAAAACCTTATTTTTATTAAGTATAAATTACAGCTTTTGTCAAAAAATGTAATGTGGAGATTGCAATTTAATGTTTGCGAATATTACATTTGTCGTGTAAATAATTACAAAAGGACAAGGTGCAGTCATTTTTTGAAACACATAAATATCTGATTGAGAACTTACAAGTTCCTTTGCGGCGTAAGTTAATGGACGAGATTGATTGGAGTCATCGTCTAATTGGGATTAAAGGGACCAGGGGAGTAGGTAAAACCGATTTTCTGTTGGATTTTGCCAAGCGTACTTATGGGACTGATAAGGCTTGTTTGTATGTGAATTTGAACAATCTATATTTTACCGAAAATACCATTATTTCCTTTGCCGATCAGTTTCGAAAAACAGGTGGTAAAACATTGGTGTTAGATCAAGTCTATAAATATCCGGGTTGGTCGAAAGAATTGAAATACTGCTATGATAATTTTACCGACCTACAAATCGTATTCTCCGGTTCAACCGTAATGAGGTTACGTGAAGAGAACCCCCATCTTAAAGAAATCGTTCATTCTTATAAACTAGAAGGTTTTTCTTTTCGTGAGTTTTTGGAACTTAAAACCGGCATTGACTTTGAGTCCTATAGTTTTTCTGAAATTTTAGAGAGGCATGAAGAAATAGCTGGCGATATTGTAACCAAAATACGGCCATTGGCATATTTTGATGATTATTTGAAGCATGGTTACTATCCGTTTTTTTTGGATGATACGCATTACGCAGAGAATTTGATGAAGAGTCTTAATTTCATATTGGAAATTGATATTAGTTTTCTCCGTCAGATTGAGTTGAAGTATTTACCTCGGTTGAGGAAGTTGCTAAATAGAGTTGGAGGAGAGGCGCCTTTTCAACCCAATGTAAGTAAGCTAAGTGCTCATATCAATACTTCCAGAGCCACGGTCATGAATTACCTTTATTATCTTCGCCAGGCTCGTTTGGTGAAATTATTGTACGATGGTCCCGAAGATATGCAAAAGAAGCCTTCTTTGATTTATTTGCATAATCCTAACCTGGTGTATGTGATACGTAGAGAGGAACCAGCTAAAGATGTTTTGCATAAAACATTTTTTTATAACCAGGTGGGATGTAATCATGAATTAACTTATTCAAAAATAGCGGATTTTAAGGTGGATGACAAGGATCATTTTGTGATCTGTGGAAATGGGGACTGTCCTAAATATAAACCAGGCGTTTTGCAAGCGCGTGATATGATAGAAATAGGAAGTCCAGGGAATATTCCCTTATGGCTTTTTGGATTTTTGTATTAAAATTTAAATGCAATTAGGAAATTGTTGTATTTTTATTACCTGATATTCAGTAAATTAGAGTAGTTCTAAATAATAGTAGTTAAAACTTAAATATTAAACAAATGGCTAAAGAAAAGAAGTTTATTACCTGCGATGGTAATTATGCCGCTTCACACATCGCTTATATGTTTAGCGAAGTAGCTGCAATCTATCCCATTACGCCTTCATCTACTATGGCAGAGTACATCGACGAGTGGGCTGCTGGTGGAAGAAAAAACATTTTTGGAGAGACAGTAAAAGTGGAAGAGATGCAATCCGAGGCTGGTGCTGCAGGAGCAGTACACGGTTCGTTACAAGCAGGTGCATTAACTTCAACGTTTACCGCTTCACAGGGATTACTTTTGATGATCCCAAATATGTACAAAATTTCAGGTGAGTTATTGCCTGCAGTATTTCACGTAAGTGCGCGTTCACTGGCCGCGCAAGCATTATCTATTTTTGGTGACCACAGTGATGTGATGGCCGCACGTCAAACCGGATTTGCTATGTTAGCAACAGGTAGCGTGCAAGAAGTAATGGACTTGGCTGGTATTGCTCACTTAGCTTCGATTGAGTCAAGAATTCCATTTATGCATTTCTTTGATGGTTTCCGTACTTCTCATGAGATTCAGAAGATTGAAAGCATCGATATGGAAGATCTTAAAGGTCTTATTGATCAGGAAAAACTTCAAGCCTTCCGTGATAATGCTTTAAATCCAGAACATCCTGTTACCAGAGGTACTGCTCAAAACCCAGATATCTACTTCCAAACACGTGAAGCATCTAATAAATATTACGATGCAATACCTGATATGGTAGCCAGGTATATGGATGAGATTACGAAGATAACAGGTCGTAAATATGCTCCATTTACCTACTACGGAGCAGAGGATGCCGAAGACGTAGTGATTGCTATGGGGTCGATCACAGATACCATTAAAGAAGCCATTGACTATTTGAATGCTCAAGGCAAAAAGGTGGGACTGATTTCCGTACACCTTTA comes from the Saccharicrinis fermentans DSM 9555 = JCM 21142 genome and includes:
- a CDS encoding TonB-dependent receptor, with protein sequence MKTVFLIILSFILSVQLTAQTRVVGEVSDIEGDPLVGVNIYFKDTYDGNISGLNGGFDVFTQEEGEVVLVARFVGYQLFEQVLKPGRYTIDIVLKESFQSIEGVTVTAGSFAAGDKYKGSVMKSRDIYTTAGALGDVTGALNTLPGTQHANDDGRLLVRGGEAYETKTLIDGVLAGKPYYSKVPDVPTRGRFSPSLFSGVMFNTGGYSAEYGQALSSVLVLESNDLMTEDVLSLSLMSLGMEANYTDAWENNSISIIGSYINMLPYYGMVDTKLDWEKPTEATSGSVIYRHKTKKNGMLKAYFTADVGESRFKTNSEREDLNYITDSKNHNYYGNITYRQPLNDKTSIKAGVSLTFDHPNIIYGWQHIENKEANIEMRMMVVHALGDDIKLRYGVSHTLSDFAQTYRAHPDSMEYKPGFRDFLTGIFAETQIQLSKNVALSTGLRYEYSSLLKRSSVAPRLGIAMATGKRSQLSASYGHFYQNPHPDALKFSSNLTFESARHYILAYQAGRVDERFLRIESYYKKYSHLVKYEGNEYADPDYYRSTGYGEAAGVDVFWRDNTSIKNLEYWLSYSLMDTHRKYKNFDFYARPSFVSKHNASVVGKYWFSAIRCLLGGTYWVASGRNWYEDSSQGTVTHHGACTHGLDMNLSYLTQVLGNQTIVYLSLSNVLGTNNIYGYQQSPISRPDGSSVYLPIRNDIQQSAFIGIFITLK
- a CDS encoding sensor histidine kinase; the encoded protein is MKNSRWSFKRFLIIGGVCILIGILSSLLLSGHLPSNFRNFIRNVGYSLMIGYGLFANGYVFSLVDERWLSWIKRPVTSFLVALGVTTMYSSIVIFFTNWFWFGFLMDLSWEQFWPFGKGILIVEYVVLYFITQFFYARAFFFEWKKSLVAKEELKQEAISLQYKVLRNQVNPHFLFNSLNVLSSLIRIDAVRAGVFVDKLSGFYRDLLGFRGRDIISVEEEMHFVKKYLDLQMERFGSNMVVETHFDQSKAYRLIPMTLQMLVENAIKHNQVSQKNKLVIKIYPEDDYLVVENNYQPYLNPIDGEKVGLKNLSERYHYLTDKPFVVDKTDRYFRVKVPLLKMENKLEGIL
- a CDS encoding LytR/AlgR family response regulator transcription factor, translated to MQVLIVEDEPLAATHLTLLIKECDQDVEVLDVLDSVDGAEAWLKSNSHPPLIFMDVHLGDGICFEIFKRVPISSFIIFTTAYDQYALQAFKVNSVDYLLKPLTRENVSDALMKYQKFSKKKDDLVLKPDISKLLDTIQNIPSQYKERFVVKVGAHIRPVYTKEIACFYSHEKASYLLTQTGRNYLIDFALDKLQDMLDPKKFFRISRKYIVSLSAIEDVIVQGPSRLKIKIVAGTNEGVMVSRERIKEFKCWLEG
- a CDS encoding AAA family ATPase, with product MQSFFETHKYLIENLQVPLRRKLMDEIDWSHRLIGIKGTRGVGKTDFLLDFAKRTYGTDKACLYVNLNNLYFTENTIISFADQFRKTGGKTLVLDQVYKYPGWSKELKYCYDNFTDLQIVFSGSTVMRLREENPHLKEIVHSYKLEGFSFREFLELKTGIDFESYSFSEILERHEEIAGDIVTKIRPLAYFDDYLKHGYYPFFLDDTHYAENLMKSLNFILEIDISFLRQIELKYLPRLRKLLNRVGGEAPFQPNVSKLSAHINTSRATVMNYLYYLRQARLVKLLYDGPEDMQKKPSLIYLHNPNLVYVIRREEPAKDVLHKTFFYNQVGCNHELTYSKIADFKVDDKDHFVICGNGDCPKYKPGVLQARDMIEIGSPGNIPLWLFGFLY